One Campylobacter pinnipediorum subsp. caledonicus genomic window carries:
- a CDS encoding YbaB/EbfC family nucleoid-associated protein gives MFENFDFSKMGDMLSQAQAKAQELEKEREEKQFSVKSGGGLISVKANGLGEILDISIDDSLLEDKESMQILLISAINDVVKMVEDDKKAMASNMLGSLGGFKF, from the coding sequence ATGTTTGAAAATTTTGATTTTTCTAAAATGGGAGATATGTTATCACAAGCTCAAGCTAAGGCACAAGAGCTTGAAAAAGAGCGTGAAGAAAAGCAATTTAGCGTAAAAAGTGGTGGCGGTCTTATAAGTGTTAAGGCAAATGGTCTTGGCGAGATACTTGATATTAGCATAGATGATAGTTTATTAGAAGATAAAGAGAGTATGCAAATACTTCTTATAAGTGCAATAAATGATGTTGTAAAAATGGTTGAAGATGATAAAAAAGCTATGGCATCAAATATGCTTGGTTCTTTGGGTGGATTTAAATTCTAA
- a CDS encoding RNB domain-containing ribonuclease has translation MKQFLTSLANGICQKEVSNQDLETLRVLTNLKAVCEHNNKFYINNGFVCGRLDISSGGTGFITPFDNNFKEDILVENKNLNGSNLGDIVLAKIIKGKRKRQSAKVVISLKLANETSLVYTKFFKSAVLGVNIKTGLNITLKASQKSLRALPPGTILKINNHNGEITEVIGNINNPMSDEKISLSIYNKSDNFTQECENEANAWGDEVDPNMYPDRINLENFDFCTIDPVDAKDFDDAIYFDEKNMQIYVAIADVSEYVNTYNNIDTEAKKRGFSIYFPHKSVPMLPRNLSENICSLKPNVYRLAFCFKISLDKNCEVIKEELFNAIIKSKKRFNYDEIDEILQDKKDSPISWIKPLHKITSKLRKKRLENAFDFRTTELRIGLNEDGDISSTHFETDSVSHQLVEDCMLLANKAAAKKIKNGIFRNHGKPDLRKIYNLLDELALLGLEFAYENDLVKLIKKIQAKSHSLPNYEEIDKLIIRAQKKAEYSSQNLGHFGLGFDRYTHFTSPIRRYSDLILHRLLKATIKNDEKLYRYLLLNIEDTCQNLSELEREADKVAYDFIDRKFARWANENIGNTFKCYVCENKNILIARLDDKLKGARIFIPSYTAPLLSYVNVKITEVDIPSAKIFGKVLKA, from the coding sequence TTGAAACAATTTCTTACATCTCTCGCAAACGGAATTTGCCAAAAAGAGGTTTCAAATCAAGACTTAGAAACATTAAGAGTTTTAACAAATCTAAAAGCCGTTTGCGAGCATAATAATAAATTTTATATAAATAACGGTTTTGTCTGTGGAAGACTTGATATAAGTTCAGGTGGAACCGGATTTATAACACCGTTTGATAATAACTTCAAAGAAGACATTCTAGTAGAAAACAAGAACTTAAATGGCTCAAATCTTGGGGATATAGTTCTTGCAAAAATAATAAAAGGTAAAAGAAAAAGGCAAAGTGCAAAAGTAGTAATAAGCCTAAAACTAGCAAACGAAACAAGTCTTGTATATACTAAGTTTTTTAAATCAGCCGTGCTTGGTGTAAATATCAAAACCGGATTGAATATAACCTTAAAAGCATCACAAAAAAGTCTTAGGGCATTACCTCCTGGAACTATACTAAAAATAAACAATCATAACGGCGAGATAACCGAAGTTATAGGTAATATAAACAACCCTATGAGTGATGAAAAAATATCACTATCAATATACAATAAAAGTGATAATTTTACACAAGAATGCGAAAATGAAGCAAATGCATGGGGTGATGAAGTAGATCCAAATATGTATCCAGATAGGATAAATTTAGAAAATTTTGATTTTTGTACTATAGACCCGGTTGATGCAAAAGATTTTGATGATGCTATATATTTTGATGAAAAAAATATGCAAATTTATGTTGCTATAGCTGATGTAAGCGAATATGTAAACACCTATAATAATATAGACACGGAAGCTAAAAAACGTGGATTTTCTATATATTTTCCGCATAAATCAGTCCCAATGCTACCAAGGAATTTAAGCGAAAACATCTGTTCTCTTAAACCAAATGTATATAGACTTGCTTTTTGTTTTAAAATTTCTTTAGATAAAAATTGTGAAGTAATCAAAGAAGAATTATTTAATGCCATCATAAAATCAAAAAAGAGATTTAATTATGATGAGATTGATGAGATATTACAAGATAAAAAAGATAGTCCTATAAGCTGGATAAAGCCTTTACATAAAATCACTTCAAAACTAAGAAAAAAAAGGCTTGAAAATGCTTTTGATTTTAGAACTACAGAGCTAAGAATAGGACTAAATGAAGATGGAGATATAAGCTCAACTCATTTTGAAACAGATAGTGTCTCACATCAGTTAGTAGAAGACTGTATGCTTTTGGCAAATAAGGCGGCTGCAAAAAAAATCAAAAATGGAATTTTTAGAAATCACGGTAAGCCTGATCTGAGAAAAATATATAATCTCTTAGATGAATTAGCTCTTTTAGGACTTGAGTTTGCTTACGAAAATGACTTGGTAAAATTAATCAAAAAAATTCAAGCCAAAAGTCACTCTTTGCCAAACTATGAAGAGATAGATAAGCTAATAATAAGAGCGCAAAAAAAGGCTGAATATTCAAGCCAAAATTTAGGGCATTTTGGTCTTGGTTTTGATAGGTATACGCATTTTACAAGCCCTATTAGAAGGTATTCTGACCTTATCCTACACAGACTTTTAAAAGCAACCATAAAAAACGATGAAAAACTATATAGATATTTGCTTTTAAATATAGAAGATACTTGTCAAAATTTAAGCGAACTTGAAAGAGAAGCCGACAAAGTAGCTTATGATTTTATAGATAGAAAATTTGCAAGATGGGCGAATGAAAATATCGGAAATACATTTAAATGCTATGTCTGCGAAAATAAAAATATACTAATAGCAAGACTTGATGACAAACTCAAGGGGGCTAGAATTTTTATACCTAGCTACACAGCACCTTTGCTTAGTTATGTCAATGTTAAAATAACAGAAGTTGATATACCTAGTGCTAAGATTTTTGGCAAGGTACTCAAGGCATAA
- a CDS encoding ATP-binding protein: MFKVLFSVPVFLIAIVAGVGLWFLIDYLEQFRLYSTLADIGTIFAMAAVFGLTFYVAIAIFAIPIRSVFYK, encoded by the coding sequence ATGTTTAAAGTTTTATTTTCTGTTCCAGTTTTTTTAATAGCCATAGTAGCCGGTGTTGGTCTTTGGTTTTTAATAGACTATTTGGAACAATTTAGACTATATTCAACTCTTGCTGACATTGGAACTATCTTTGCAATGGCAGCTGTTTTTGGACTAACATTTTATGTTGCTATAGCTATTTTTGCGATACCAATAAGAAGCGTATTTTACAAATAA
- the holA gene encoding DNA polymerase III subunit delta, whose amino-acid sequence MYKKELDTLLETKKINNFFLLFGAEEYQIQDYTEEILSIFINEDTNLLTLYFDEYEFKKAVNHLSEPSLFASQNILHIKTDKKIPTKDLKALISLCKDNKDNKFILELYESDTKITSEISKAFGTNFVRFFKPNTPDEAINILAKTSRKMGLNITKNALYDIYFIHNENLYLAASELNKLSSLNLHIDQEIVKKLVFSLSSIGFDEFFNKLFNLQDIKNDFFQIEQSPSFNEIALLNSFYKLFFRLFKLHSYIKINGKFDIKEAIGYKPPINIENTLKQQSLMLNLKNYEEIFKVLNLAELELKTNSSIDKSAFLISMILNLQNIISKAKFK is encoded by the coding sequence GTGTATAAAAAAGAACTAGATACTCTTTTAGAGACAAAAAAAATAAACAATTTTTTCTTGTTATTTGGGGCGGAAGAATATCAAATACAAGATTACACCGAAGAAATACTATCAATTTTTATAAATGAAGATACAAATTTGCTTACACTTTATTTTGATGAGTATGAGTTTAAGAAAGCTGTAAATCATCTAAGTGAGCCATCTTTATTTGCAAGCCAAAATATACTACATATAAAAACTGACAAAAAAATTCCAACAAAAGATTTAAAAGCACTAATATCTTTGTGTAAAGATAACAAAGATAATAAATTTATACTAGAATTATATGAAAGTGATACAAAAATAACAAGCGAAATATCAAAAGCATTTGGAACAAATTTTGTAAGATTTTTCAAGCCAAATACACCTGATGAAGCTATAAACATCCTAGCAAAAACATCAAGAAAAATGGGACTAAACATAACTAAAAACGCACTTTATGATATATATTTTATACACAATGAAAATTTATATTTAGCAGCTAGTGAATTAAATAAACTTTCTAGTTTAAATTTGCATATAGATCAAGAAATAGTAAAAAAATTAGTTTTTAGTCTTTCGAGCATAGGTTTTGATGAATTTTTTAATAAACTATTTAATCTACAAGATATAAAAAATGATTTTTTTCAAATCGAACAAAGTCCTAGTTTTAATGAAATAGCTCTATTAAACTCGTTTTATAAACTATTTTTTAGACTTTTTAAACTTCATTCATATATAAAAATAAATGGAAAATTTGACATAAAAGAGGCTATTGGATACAAACCGCCTATAAATATAGAAAATACACTAAAGCAACAGAGTTTAATGCTAAATTTAAAAAATTATGAAGAAATTTTTAAAGTATTAAATTTAGCCGAATTAGAACTAAAAACAAACTCATCAATAGACAAAAGTGCATTTTTAATATCTATGATTTTAAATCTACAAAATATCATATCAAAAGCAAAATTTAAGTAG
- a CDS encoding DUF7488 domain-containing protein, translated as MKKIFLLFCCVVFAFSAPRPTQDDFNACYEKNKNSIISVNGNYGVAITENLIAVAKNSQTPLNDYVKFDSYLGLYLVKSDKKLEPAVMADENDDVKFNKSTWIGNLSDNNSTVMGHVKEFGSGLGDFDTLNFDVNSVSELNTGCCKMAGISVGGNKFIPNRYLKHFAMYDDIYYGDIGVVFEQKGDKFFVKSVDPIGRGKALMKGDEILSVNSDKPKSLRLLNETVLFAPKGSLLEFKIKRDNEEIKFYIPVSGDIGLKDNSIQERIKDKTTQIEKNNQNAQSNLLDEILMQWGIFVDNNLVVKKVIDGSKAEEFGIKPSDKILQLNSDDVKNRKQLLEKIGKQTSFLLLFRRDDFDFFARVVR; from the coding sequence TTGAAAAAAATATTTTTACTTTTTTGTTGTGTTGTTTTTGCATTTTCTGCTCCTCGTCCTACACAGGATGATTTTAATGCTTGTTATGAGAAAAATAAAAACTCAATAATATCAGTTAACGGTAATTATGGTGTTGCTATAACAGAAAATCTTATTGCGGTTGCAAAAAATTCTCAAACCCCTTTGAATGATTATGTTAAGTTTGATTCTTATTTAGGGCTTTATCTTGTAAAAAGCGATAAAAAACTAGAGCCTGCTGTGATGGCTGATGAAAATGATGATGTAAAGTTTAATAAATCAACTTGGATAGGAAATTTAAGCGATAACAATTCAACTGTTATGGGGCATGTTAAAGAGTTTGGCTCAGGTCTTGGAGACTTTGATACTCTTAACTTTGATGTAAATTCTGTTTCTGAATTAAATACAGGTTGTTGTAAAATGGCTGGTATAAGCGTAGGCGGTAATAAATTTATACCAAATAGATATTTAAAACATTTTGCTATGTATGATGATATTTATTATGGTGATATTGGTGTTGTTTTTGAGCAAAAAGGCGATAAGTTTTTTGTAAAAAGTGTAGACCCAATTGGTCGTGGAAAGGCTTTGATGAAAGGCGATGAAATTCTTAGTGTAAACTCAGATAAGCCAAAGTCTTTAAGGCTTTTAAATGAAACTGTGCTTTTTGCACCAAAAGGCTCTTTGCTTGAATTTAAGATTAAAAGAGATAATGAGGAAATAAAATTTTACATACCTGTTTCCGGTGATATTGGTTTAAAAGACAATTCAATACAAGAAAGAATAAAAGATAAAACCACACAGATTGAAAAAAACAATCAAAATGCTCAATCAAATTTATTAGATGAGATACTAATGCAATGGGGCATTTTTGTTGATAATAATTTGGTTGTTAAAAAGGTTATTGATGGTTCTAAAGCAGAAGAGTTTGGAATAAAACCAAGCGATAAAATACTTCAACTAAATAGCGATGATGTTAAAAACAGAAAGCAATTGCTTGAAAAAATAGGAAAACAAACTAGCTTTTTATTGCTTTTTAGAAGAGATGACTTTGATTTTTTCGCAAGGGTTGTTAGATGA
- a CDS encoding undecaprenyl-diphosphate phosphatase, with amino-acid sequence MDFVQTIVLALVQGFSEFLPISSSAHLILVPELLGWKDQGLVFDVAVHIGTLFAIVFYFRDMVFSALKDFFCSIKLKKNVGQSRLVWAVGFGTIPAGIIGLLVEDVIEDYARNGLVIALTTIIFGIILFFADKKNGNRQESDISIKIALVIGLAQAFALIPGVSRSGVTISMALLLGFSRVASANFSFLLSIPIIILAGGVKLLKINSSDVVVSDLLIGMFVSGISAYICVKLFISIISKMSMLPFVIYRILLGCFLLFWFL; translated from the coding sequence GTGGATTTTGTTCAAACTATCGTTTTAGCCCTTGTTCAGGGCTTTAGTGAGTTTTTACCTATCTCTAGCTCTGCTCATTTGATTTTGGTTCCCGAGCTTCTTGGTTGGAAAGACCAAGGGCTTGTTTTTGATGTAGCTGTTCATATAGGAACTTTGTTTGCTATAGTCTTTTATTTTAGAGATATGGTTTTTTCTGCATTGAAAGATTTTTTTTGTTCTATAAAATTAAAAAAGAATGTCGGGCAAAGTAGACTAGTTTGGGCGGTTGGGTTTGGAACCATTCCGGCTGGCATAATTGGACTTCTTGTCGAGGATGTTATAGAGGATTATGCTAGAAATGGGCTCGTTATAGCTTTGACTACAATTATTTTTGGCATTATTTTATTTTTTGCAGACAAAAAAAATGGAAACAGGCAAGAGAGTGATATAAGTATCAAGATAGCCCTTGTTATAGGCCTTGCTCAAGCATTTGCTTTAATACCGGGTGTTTCTAGGTCAGGAGTTACTATTAGTATGGCATTGTTGCTTGGATTTTCTAGGGTTGCTAGTGCAAATTTTTCTTTTTTATTATCCATACCAATAATAATTTTAGCCGGCGGCGTAAAGCTTTTGAAAATAAATAGTAGTGATGTTGTTGTCTCTGATTTGCTTATAGGTATGTTTGTTAGCGGAATTAGCGCATATATTTGTGTTAAATTATTTATATCTATAATATCAAAAATGAGTATGCTACCATTCGTTATTTATCGTATATTACTTGGTTGTTTTTTATTATTTTGGTTTCTTTAA
- a CDS encoding polyprenyl synthetase family protein: MSDKFVDFLNENLPTSESFHPYYSEALSHVLKAGGKHFRASLLLGVVNAIKPELTDKAMRVALGVELLHTYSLIHDDLPAMDNAPLRRGVETLHVKYDEVTAILVGDALNTHAFFEISRSDLPSDILLKCIEILSFNGGVNGMVLGQALDCYFEGKKLDLKQVEFLHIHKTAKLIAASLQMGAVIASCDENTCSSLYKIGLDLGLAFQIQDDIIDATSNEAEAGKPVHNDDIKNSFINLMGLDGAKNSKEELIRAIIKELEIVPSELRPVIEKLINKYLKG; encoded by the coding sequence ATGAGTGATAAATTTGTAGATTTTTTAAATGAAAATTTGCCAACTTCCGAGTCTTTTCATCCTTATTATTCTGAAGCCTTAAGTCATGTTTTAAAGGCTGGTGGTAAACATTTTAGAGCTTCATTGCTTTTAGGTGTTGTTAATGCTATCAAGCCAGAACTAACCGATAAAGCTATGCGCGTTGCTCTTGGTGTAGAGCTTTTGCACACTTATTCTTTGATACATGATGATTTACCAGCCATGGACAATGCCCCGCTTAGAAGAGGTGTTGAGACTTTGCATGTAAAATATGATGAAGTGACGGCTATCTTGGTCGGTGATGCACTTAATACACATGCTTTTTTTGAAATTTCAAGGTCTGATTTGCCATCAGATATTTTGCTTAAATGTATTGAAATTCTAAGCTTTAATGGTGGTGTAAATGGAATGGTTTTAGGTCAAGCTTTGGATTGTTATTTTGAGGGCAAAAAGCTAGATCTAAAACAGGTTGAGTTTTTGCATATACATAAGACTGCAAAGCTTATAGCTGCAAGTTTGCAAATGGGTGCCGTTATAGCTAGTTGCGATGAAAACACTTGCTCTAGTTTGTATAAAATAGGTCTTGATTTGGGTCTTGCTTTTCAGATACAAGATGATATTATAGATGCTACAAGTAATGAGGCCGAGGCTGGAAAGCCAGTTCATAATGATGATATAAAAAATTCTTTTATAAATTTAATGGGGTTAGATGGTGCAAAAAATAGCAAAGAAGAACTAATAAGAGCAATCATAAAAGAACTTGAAATTGTTCCATCTGAATTAAGACCGGTTATTGAAAAATTAATAAATAAATATTTGAAAGGTTGA
- a CDS encoding single-stranded DNA-binding protein: MFNKVVLVGNLTRDIELRYTTTGVAIGNSGIAVTRKFTTNGEKREETCFIDISFFGKQAEIANQYLSKGSKLLVEGRLKLDQWTDSNGQNRSKHSVSVENMEMLGGGNQMQNQGGGFNQNQGWNNQQSYDNQSYNNNNNYGKQNNFNNQEQTPAFNKQNNDFVKTQQNNKFDDTQDINDEYDSDDSIPF; the protein is encoded by the coding sequence ATGTTCAATAAAGTAGTTTTAGTAGGAAACTTAACTAGAGATATAGAGTTAAGATATACAACGACTGGTGTTGCTATCGGGAATTCAGGTATAGCTGTAACAAGAAAATTTACAACAAATGGCGAAAAACGCGAAGAGACTTGCTTTATTGATATATCATTTTTTGGAAAACAAGCAGAAATTGCCAACCAATATCTAAGCAAAGGGTCTAAACTTTTAGTTGAAGGTCGTTTAAAACTTGACCAATGGACTGACAGCAACGGACAAAATAGAAGTAAGCACAGTGTAAGTGTTGAAAATATGGAAATGCTTGGCGGTGGTAACCAAATGCAAAATCAAGGTGGTGGTTTTAATCAAAATCAAGGCTGGAACAATCAGCAAAGTTATGATAACCAAAGCTATAATAACAATAATAACTATGGCAAGCAAAATAACTTTAATAACCAAGAACAAACACCAGCTTTCAATAAACAAAACAATGATTTTGTCAAAACTCAACAAAATAATAAATTTGATGATACTCAAGATATAAACGACGAGTATGATTCAGATGATAGTATACCGTTTTAA
- the tkt gene encoding transketolase, with the protein MLKKQADTIRFLCADMVQKANSGHPGAPMGLADIMVVLMQNLKHNPKDPKWLNRDRLVFSGGHASSLVYSFLYLSGYDLSFEELQNFRQLGSKTPGHPEIETNGVEIATGPLGQGVANAVGFAMAAKYAANILNAPKNKIIDHKVYCLCGDGDLQEGISYEACAMAGKLNLDNLVIIYDSNNITIEGDTNLAWNEDVKSRFEAQGFEVAKINGHDYDEIEFALKEAKNKTKPYLIIANTCIAKGAGELEGSHHSHGAPLGEDIIKIAKQNAGFDPDKKFHIDEDVLLRFRVALEKGDLAQTLWQEQVDKLDNDGKKLLNSLLNPDFSKISYPDFGGKKMATRDTNGLIINAIANALPGFIGGSADLAPSNKTELKNMGDFPNGRNIHFGIREHSMAAINNAFARYGLFMPFSATFFIFSDYMKSGARMAALMKLKHYFIFTHDSIGVGEDGPTHQPIEQLSQFRAMPNFYTFRPADGNENVKSWQVALGLNAPCAFVCSRQGLEPLEGSVFGDVSNGAYLLKQSNNAKVTLIASGSEVSLVLKTAELLDNDGIGANVVSAPCYDLLCNQDKQYIDKIIQKDTYKIAVEASSALEWYKFADDVYGMKTFGESGKADELFKHFGFEPNALYSFIKEKL; encoded by the coding sequence ATGCTTAAAAAACAAGCTGATACTATAAGATTTTTGTGTGCCGATATGGTGCAAAAGGCAAATAGTGGCCATCCTGGTGCACCTATGGGGCTTGCTGATATCATGGTAGTGCTTATGCAAAATTTAAAACACAATCCAAAAGATCCAAAGTGGCTAAACCGTGATAGATTAGTATTTAGTGGAGGACATGCTAGTTCTTTAGTATATAGCTTTTTGTATTTAAGTGGTTATGATTTAAGTTTTGAAGAATTGCAAAATTTTAGACAACTTGGTTCAAAAACTCCAGGTCATCCAGAAATTGAAACAAATGGTGTTGAGATAGCAACAGGTCCTTTAGGACAAGGTGTGGCTAATGCTGTTGGTTTTGCTATGGCTGCAAAATATGCTGCAAATATCCTTAATGCTCCTAAAAATAAAATTATAGATCATAAGGTGTATTGTCTTTGTGGTGATGGTGATTTGCAAGAGGGTATAAGCTATGAGGCTTGTGCTATGGCTGGAAAATTAAATCTTGATAATCTTGTAATAATATATGATTCAAATAATATAACTATAGAAGGCGATACAAATTTAGCTTGGAATGAAGATGTTAAGTCACGTTTTGAGGCACAAGGTTTTGAAGTAGCAAAGATAAACGGACATGATTATGATGAGATTGAGTTTGCTTTAAAAGAGGCTAAAAATAAGACAAAACCTTATTTGATAATAGCAAATACTTGTATCGCAAAAGGTGCTGGAGAGCTTGAAGGCAGCCATCACTCTCACGGTGCTCCGCTTGGAGAGGATATTATTAAAATTGCAAAACAAAATGCTGGGTTTGATCCAGATAAAAAATTTCATATAGATGAAGATGTATTGTTGAGATTTAGAGTTGCTCTTGAAAAGGGTGATTTGGCACAAACTTTGTGGCAAGAACAAGTTGATAAACTAGATAATGATGGCAAAAAATTGTTAAACTCTCTTTTAAATCCTGATTTTTCAAAGATAAGCTATCCTGATTTTGGTGGCAAAAAAATGGCTACTAGGGATACAAATGGTCTTATAATAAATGCTATAGCCAATGCTTTGCCTGGATTTATTGGTGGTAGTGCAGACCTTGCTCCATCAAACAAAACAGAGCTTAAAAATATGGGTGATTTTCCAAATGGTAGAAATATACATTTTGGTATAAGAGAGCACTCAATGGCTGCTATAAACAATGCTTTTGCAAGATATGGATTGTTTATGCCATTTTCAGCTACATTTTTTATATTTAGTGATTATATGAAATCTGGTGCCAGAATGGCAGCTCTGATGAAATTAAAACATTATTTTATATTTACACACGATAGCATAGGTGTTGGCGAAGATGGACCAACCCATCAGCCTATTGAGCAATTGAGCCAATTTAGAGCTATGCCTAATTTTTATACATTCCGTCCAGCAGATGGTAATGAAAATGTAAAATCTTGGCAGGTTGCTCTTGGATTAAATGCTCCTTGTGCTTTTGTTTGTTCAAGACAAGGATTAGAGCCATTGGAAGGTTCTGTTTTTGGTGATGTTTCAAACGGTGCTTATCTTTTGAAACAGAGCAATAATGCAAAGGTAACTTTGATAGCTAGTGGAAGTGAAGTATCTTTGGTATTAAAAACTGCTGAGCTACTAGATAACGATGGTATAGGAGCGAATGTTGTTTCTGCCCCTTGTTATGATTTGCTTTGCAATCAAGATAAACAATACATAGATAAAATAATACAAAAAGATACATATAAAATCGCAGTAGAAGCTTCTAGCGCATTAGAGTGGTATAAATTTGCTGATGATGTATATGGCATGAAAACATTTGGTGAAAGTGGAAAAGCTGATGAGTTATTTAAGCATTTTGGGTTTGAGCCAAATGCACTTTATAGCTTTATAAAAGAGAAACTTTAG
- the rpsR gene encoding 30S ribosomal protein S18: MAEKRKYSRKYCKYTEAKIDFIDYKDTSLLKYCLSERFKIMPRRLTGTSKKYQEMVEKAIKRARHAAIIPYIIDRDSVVSNPFEGL; encoded by the coding sequence ATGGCAGAGAAAAGAAAATATTCACGCAAATATTGCAAATACACAGAAGCTAAAATAGATTTTATAGACTACAAAGACACATCTCTTTTAAAGTACTGCTTATCAGAGAGATTTAAAATTATGCCTAGAAGATTAACAGGCACATCTAAAAAATATCAAGAGATGGTTGAAAAAGCTATAAAAAGAGCTAGACACGCAGCTATTATACCTTACATAATAGACCGTGATAGCGTAGTTTCAAATCCTTTTGAAGGACTATAA
- a CDS encoding autotransporter domain-containing protein, with the protein MSKKPNENIENPKKIRHHQPKPKTRKYSNKQTNNNANKEAKKAVTIAIANNPANKLDNDTKTVFKALGDIASNELVSSLILDTKTKEGKQKTINFVKELTTSVKDTTNSLTTSSATDVAKFSSNLSTQTRLAKLTNLYNNDLALAYAINNLKDNKFADAGNGLSNLVKAYTDRFNNDNNVWGNIIGSKAKIKGDSSDTDSKVFGVTLGYDKAFDNVIASSYLSFAKAKTDSKIVFNTDKKKKTYTVVSTGADFKLSEVLKLNINFGAKTRSKEKYYNGNIGLKYSF; encoded by the coding sequence ATGTCCAAAAAACCAAATGAAAATATAGAAAATCCAAAAAAGATTCGACATCACCAGCCAAAACCAAAAACAAGAAAATATAGCAATAAGCAAACTAACAATAATGCAAATAAAGAGGCTAAAAAAGCAGTAACTATAGCCATAGCAAACAACCCAGCAAATAAACTAGATAATGATACCAAAACTGTGTTTAAAGCATTGGGTGATATAGCTAGTAATGAATTAGTAAGTAGTTTAATACTAGACACTAAAACAAAAGAAGGTAAGCAAAAAACAATTAACTTTGTAAAAGAACTAACAACATCTGTTAAAGATACTACAAATTCTTTAACAACATCATCTGCAACAGATGTTGCTAAGTTTTCATCAAATCTTTCAACACAAACAAGACTTGCTAAACTTACAAATCTATACAATAATGATCTAGCATTAGCTTATGCTATAAACAATCTAAAAGATAATAAATTTGCTGATGCTGGTAATGGTTTATCAAATTTAGTTAAAGCTTATACAGATAGATTTAATAACGATAACAATGTATGGGGAAATATAATAGGTTCTAAAGCTAAGATAAAAGGTGATAGTTCTGATACAGACTCTAAAGTATTTGGAGTAACATTGGGATATGATAAAGCATTTGATAATGTAATAGCTAGTAGTTACCTTAGCTTTGCTAAAGCAAAAACTGATTCTAAAATTGTATTTAATACTGATAAGAAAAAGAAAACATATACTGTAGTAAGCACAGGTGCTGACTTTAAACTAAGTGAAGTATTAAAACTAAATATAAACTTTGGAGCTAAAACAAGATCTAAAGAAAAATACTACAATGGAAATATTGGTTTAAAATATAGCTTTTAA
- the rpsF gene encoding 30S ribosomal protein S6, which produces MRHYELLFILKPTLTEEEAKARVDFVKEVITKNGGEIATVVEMGTRKLAYKIQKYERGTYFVIYYKAPPALLTELTRNIRITEDIIRFLSVKYENKSEIAAWDRLCKGIKQTIKTQTREPRAYREPRAEKPTEEAASEK; this is translated from the coding sequence ATGAGACATTACGAGCTTTTATTTATTCTAAAGCCAACATTGACTGAAGAAGAAGCTAAAGCAAGAGTTGACTTCGTTAAAGAAGTTATTACAAAAAATGGTGGTGAGATAGCAACCGTTGTTGAAATGGGCACTCGCAAACTAGCATACAAAATACAAAAATATGAGCGTGGAACATATTTTGTTATATACTACAAAGCGCCTCCAGCACTATTAACTGAGCTTACAAGAAACATCAGAATAACTGAAGATATTATAAGATTTTTAAGCGTAAAATATGAAAACAAGAGCGAAATAGCTGCTTGGGACAGACTATGCAAAGGAATCAAACAAACAATAAAAACACAAACACGTGAGCCAAGAGCATATCGTGAGCCAAGAGCAGAAAAACCAACAGAAGAAGCTGCTTCAGAAAAATAG